In Streptomyces sclerotialus, the DNA window GGGCGGTGACGTCGGTCAGCCACACCTGGTCCGGCCAGGGCCCGGCTCCGGACCACTCGCCGACCAGGGTCAGCGCGCCACGGCCGTCCTGCCGCGTCGCGGCCGGGACGGCGGAGTCGGTGAGGCCGGGCAGCAGCACCCGCAGCGCGGCCACCGAGCCGCGCCCGCCGGGCCGGAGCGCGGTCCTGACGCGGCTGCCCGCCGTGGAGAGCAGCTGGTGGGCCGGGAGCGGGCGGCAGTTGAAGCCCTGCAGCTTGCGGTCGGCGAGCACCACCGGGACCGAGCCGTTGATGCGCAGGAGCGCCGGGACGCGTGCCGCGCCGAGTCCGCGGAGCAGGGTGGGGAGGGCCGCGTGCCGCGCGTCGGAGATCACCGGCCGCAGCCGGGCCGGCTGCCGCGCCACCGTCTCCAGGACCGTGCGCACCGCTCCGTCCTCGGCCGACGCCGGGGGCAGGTAGCCGGTCGGTATCCGGGCGCGTTTCCGCCGGACCGGATCGCTCAGCCAGCTCTCGGGCAGATGCAGGTACCAGTTCACGGGTACTTCGAAGCCGTTGGACACCTGCCAGAGCCCCCACCCGAACTGGGCGTTCACGCTCTGCCCCGCCTCCGGCACGTACCTGCGCTCGACGCCGACCGAGCAGTCCCCGGTCTTGGTGAGGACCAGCGGCCGCGCCACCCAGGCTCTGGGCGGCGCGACGCGTCCGAGGAAGCCGGTCAGCGCCTCCCGCACGGGCTGCCAGTCCCAGCAGGAGCCGGCGACGAAGTGGTGGAACCGCTGTTCCGCCGCCGGGTCGGCGGCGCAGGTGGCGAGGTTGCGGGCGTTCTTGCGGCCGCTCACGCTCAGCATGCCGCGCAGGTACTCCATGGCCGTTCTGCGCTGATCGGCCCGGCGGAGCGAGGCGAACACCTCCGAGCCCAGTTCGGCGATCACAACCTCGTTGTCTTGGGTGACGGTCGGAATCATCGGTACGTCGTCCTCTGCCGTGCGGTCGGTCGGATGCGGTGATCCGACATTCCCGGTGACCGCGATTCCCGGACAAGGGGATCCGCCCACATCGCGCGCGCCCCTGCTGGTGGCACCGCCCGGCCTGCCGGGACGCCCCGGGGCCCCGGGCCGCCGGGACATTCCGGACAGGTGCCACGGACACCACCCCGCTGGCGCTCAGACCGCCGTCCGCTGCGTCACCTCCTCCAGCCAGGCGCCGAGTCCGGGCGAACGCAGCAGGTCGGAGTGGCCTCCCGGGAAGACCCTGCGGGTGCAGCCACCGCTGGTGGCGTCCGCCCACCCCGCGACACCGGCGGGCGTGACCAGCGGGTCCGACGCGCCGTGTGCCACGGCCACCGGGCAGTGCAGCTCCCGGTACGGCGACGCGGTGAACTCCCGCAGCAGCAGGAGGTCCGCCCGTGCCGTCTCCACCACGATCTCCCGCCACCCGTCGGAGCCGTCGGCCGGCAGCAGGCCGGGGTCGATACCCTCCAGGTAGGCGGCGGTCTCCGGCAGACCGCGGACGGCCGCCTCGGCCACCGTGACCAGCTGGGGGGCGTCGGCGCCGATGACCACCAGCCCGGCCACCGCCGTCCCCTCCTCCACGAGGCGCGCGGCGGTGGCGTACGCCAGGTACGCGCCGTAGCTGTGGCCGACGAGCAGGGGTGCGGTCACCGCCCTGCGCCGTACCTGGGCGGCGCAGGCGGTCACCACCTCGTCGAAGGAGCCGGCCGGCGTGCCGAAGTCCCGGCCGAACCGGCCCGGGTAGCGCACCAGCCAGGCCGGCTGCGCCACCGTGGCGAGCAGCTCCTTGAACTCGCCGCCGAACGACCCCGCGCCCGGGAAGACGGCCACCCCGCCGGGTCCGGCCGTCACAGTCCCAGCCCCAGTTCGTCCATCACCACGGCGATGCTGATGGCGCTGAGCCGGAAGTCCCACTTGTCGGCGCCCCGGGAGCGCGGGTCGGTGTCCAGGCAGCCGGCGGGGAAGAGGCCGGCGGCCCCGACGAGGTCGCGCCAGCGGTCCCAGGTGCGCCGGTCGGTGACCTCGCGCAGGTCGTACGCGGTGAACCCGTGCTTGCCCCGGCGCAGCACGGACTCGGGAACGATGCCCTCGTACGCCGTCTTGAGGCACGCCTTGCCCTCGAAGTCGACCATCTTCCGCGCGTCGCCGGTGCGCTGCGCGAGGGCGACGACCCCGTTGCCGAGGAAGGGGTAGCGGCCCTCGACCGAGCTGCCCATGAGCATCAGGTCGCCGTGGTCGCCGAGGAGGTGGCCGGACAGCTGGACGTACACGTCGGCCACCGAGCGCAGCTGCATCCTCGACAGCGACGCGACCTCCTCGTCGGAGAACGGGATCAGCCGGGTCCGCCAGAACTCCTGGCCGGCCAGCTCCTGGCGTACCTCCGGCGTCAGATAGTCCGTCCGCCGCCCCGCCAGCTTGCGCCAGTCGACCTCCCAGCCGAAGTCGGCCCGTCCCCAGGCCTGTTCGTTCTCCGCGCGGGCGCCGCGCCCTGCCCGGGCGACGCCGTCGAAGGCGTACGAGTCGTACCCGAAGAACAGCTCGTCGGCGCCCTCGCCCGAGACGACGCCCTTGATCCCGGTGGCCCGTACGGTGTCCGCCAGCATCATGGCGGCCACGTTGTACGTCTCCCGCTGCGGATAGCAGCAGTGCCGGATCATCTGCTCGAACTTCGTGGCGATGTCGGACCGGCTGCACAGCACCTGCTCGTGCTTGCTGCCGACGGCCGCCGCCACCTCGCGCTGGAAGCGGCCCTCGTCGAGCGCCGGGTCGTCGAAGACCGCGGAGAAGGTGCGCAGGGGCGAGGAGAGGAGGCCGGACACCTCCGCGACGATGGCCGTGGAGTCGAAACCGCCGCTGAGGTAGGCGCCGATCTCCACGTCGGCGTGCAGCCGGTCGCGGACCGCCTGCCGCAGGGTGTCCCGGATCTCCTCCCCCGACACCGTGTCGTCGGCGGCCGAGAAGTCGCCGTAACGCCAGTACCGCTCCGTCCGGGGCTCCAGGCCCGACCCGAACCGTACGGCGCACCCCGGCGGCACCGCCGCGACGCCCCGTACCAGGGTGCGCGGCGCGACGATGTTCCCCAGGGAGAAGTACTGGTCCACCGCCCCGAGGTCCACCTTCCACGCCTCGGTGACCGACTGCACCAGCGGCTTGAGCTCCGAGCAGAAGTGCAGCTGGGAGCCGGCCACGGTGTAGTGCAGGGGGCAGACCCCGAACCGGTCCCTGGCCAGGAACAGGCTGTTGTCCGTGCGGTCGAGGACGACGGTGGCGAACTGGCCGTCGATCCGGCTCAGGCCCTGGATCCCGTACCGCGCGACGAGTTCGGGGATGACGGCCACGTCGACGCGGTTGGCGCCGCCCGCCGTACCGAGCTCCTCGTGCAGCTCACGGGCGTTGTAGACCTCGCCGTTGGTCATGGCGACGTAGCGTCCGGCGCGGTCCTCGGCCGGCTGCCAGCCGTCCGTGAGCCCGTTCATGCCGAGCCGGCCGAGCTTGGCGGACAGTACGTCGGTGTTGAGCGAATAGGTCTCGTCGGGTCCGCGGTGGACGAGCCGGTCGTGCATCGCGGCGGCGACGCCGCGGTCGAGCCGGCCGTCCGGTGCGTAGGTCCCGCACACTCCACACATCGGTCACACGCTCCGATCGCGCAGTTCGTCGGTGAGGGTACGCAGACTGTCCGCACGCAGGATGTCGCGGACGCCGGCGTCCATCCAGCCGAGTTCCTTCAGCTTGTTGACCAGGATCACCGCGGAGGCCGAATCGCCGCCGACCTCGAAGAAGTTGTCGTCGAGGGCCACGTCGTCCACGCCGGTCAGCTGCCGTACCAGGGCCAGGACCTGCTCGTCGGGGCCCGCGGCGGCGGCCGTCGCGGCGGACGTGGCGGCGCGGCTCGCCCGCAGGGCGTCCCGGTCGACCTTCCCGTTCCGCGTGTAGGGCACCGTGTCGATCTGCTTGATCACCGACGGCACCTTGTAGGCGTCGAGGGTCTTCTCCAGATGCGCGCGCACCTCTCGCGAGGAGGCGGCGCCCTGGTAGTAGCAGACCAGCGCGTCGGCGCCGCCCTCCGTGCTCTCGTGCGCCTCGGCGGTCACCACCGCCTCGACGACGGACGGCACGCGGCAGGCCGCGATCTCGACCTCACCGGGGTCGATGCGGTAGCCCCGCACCTTCAGCTGCCGGTCGAGGCGCTCGACGAAGTGGACCTGTCCGTCGCGGAGCTCGACGATGTCCCCGGTGCGGTAGACGCGGTTCCCGTCACCGTCCGCGAAGCGCCGCAGCCCCTCGGCGGTCAGGTAGCCGATCGCGACGCTCTCGCCGGTGATGACGAGCTCACCACGGGCCCCGGCCGGGACGGTGGTCCCGGCACCGTCCTCGGCGGGCAGCGGGACGACCTCGTACCCGCAGTCGCCCACCACATCGCCCAGCGGCACCGAATCGGCGCAGTCGGCGGGGTCCAGGACACCGGTGAGGAAGTTGCAGACGGTGGTCTCGGTGGTCCCGTACGCGTTGTGGAACGCCGTCCTGGACGACCACTTCTGCACCACGGCCTGCCGGCACGCGCCGCCGCCGTTGATCACGTGCCGCAGGCGCATGGCGTCGGTCGGCTCCGTGGCGGTCAGCGCGAACGGCGTCGTCTTCAGGTGCGTGATGCCGTACTGCTCCAGGGTGCCCTGGAGAACCGGGCCCGGGCCGAGCCGTGCCTCGTCGAGCACCACCAGGCACCCGCCCCCGGTCAGGGTCCACAGGATCTCGGTGATGCAGCCGTCGAAGGTCAGGCGGGCGAACTGCAGGGTGCGGGTACGGGTGTCGACCTCCAGCACCCGCACGTGGTCACGGATCATCGGGGCCAGCGGACCGACGCGGACCAGCACGCACTTCGGCTCGCCCGTGGAGCCGGAGGTGTGGATGGCGTAGCCGATCCGGTCCCGGCCGCCGGTGATCTCCCCGGCGGCCGCGAGACGGTTCGGTACGTCCGCCGCACGCCACTCGTCGCGTGCCACCTCCAGCTGGGGCGCGTCGGTGCCGGCGGGCGTGGTGGCGACCATGCGGACGCCGAGCGAGGAGACCTTGGTCCGGTTCGACGCGACGCTGTCCCGCGGGTCGAGGAAGACGAAGGGGCGGCCGGCCTTCAGGGCGCCGGCCATGGCGATGATCGAGCCGGCGGTCCGTACGGCCTCGATGCCGATGAACTCGTCCGGTGCGGTGAGCACGTCGAGCTGTGCGGTGAACTTGTCGATCCGTTCACCGAACTCCCGGTAGCTGATCACCCCGTTCGCGGATTCCAGGGCCGGGCGCTCGGGGTGGTCCCGGACGACGTTCCCGATGGCCTCGGTGACTGATGTCTGCTGCTGCGCGGTCATGTGTTCCCTGCCTCGCCCGTCACGTCGCTGTTCACTTCACGGTGTGGGCGAGCACGCCCACACCCTCGACCACCGAGGTGATGGCGTCCCCCGGGCTGATCACGGCGGCACCCGGGGTGCCCGTGCAGATGACGGTGCCCGGTGCGAAGGTCCGGCCCGCCGTGAAGTACTCGACGAGGTAGCCGAGGTCGTACTTCATGGCGGAGACCTGCGCGGAGGCGACGACCTCGCCGTTGCGCACGGTCGACACGCGCAGCGCGGCGAGTTGTTCGTCGTCGAACTCGTCGAGCGTGACCAGCTGCGGGCCCACGCTGCAGAACGTGTCGAAGCCCTTGGCCCACGGGATGTAGCGGGGGTTCTCGCGGATGACATCCTCCGCGGTCATGTCGAGGACGGCCGTGACGCCCGCGACGACGTCCCGCCAGTCCTCGCGCCGGACGTTCTTGCACTCCTTGCCGATGACGAGGCCCAGCTCCGCCTCCGCCGTGACCCGTTTGCTCTGGGACGGCAGCTCGATCGTTCCGCCGTTGCCGATGAGGCAGTTGCCGGGACGCAGGTACGAGCCGGGGCCGGAGGCGGGCTGCTGGGTCTCCAGGTCGCCCGCGTGTCCGCGGTAGTTCAGTCCGGCCCCCCAGATGTCACCGCCGTCGGCGACGGTCGCCGCCTCCGTGAGCCGGACCTCCGTACGCTCCCCGGCCGGCCGGGCGGCGAGCCGCTCGGCCAGCTCCCGCCTGCGGGCCCCGTCGAGCAGATCGGTGACGCGCCGGACGTCCTCGAATCCCTCGATGCCGCTCAGCGGTACCCATCCGTCGCTGTCGGCCGCGAATATCCGGTGGCCGCCGTCCTGCTCGAACCGTGCCAGTCGCACCGTTCTCCTCCAAGTGTCGTGTCGAATGCGGTGAATTCCGTACGGGAGCGCTCAGCTCGCCAGCAGCTGTGCCGCGGCGCGGATGTCGTCCTTGCCCACGCTCTGCGCCGCGATGTCCGAGGCCGTCTGCATCAGCCGGGCCGGGTCGACGCCGATTCCGGCGGACAGTTCCTCGATGAGCGGGAAATAGCCGGAGTGGATTCCGATCACACCGCCGAGCACATGCATGTTCCGGTCCTCGGGAATGACCTGCATGCTGCTGCGGCAGAACTCGGCGAGCCGGGCGAGCTCCTGGTAGTCGAACCGGTCCCCCTCGCTCCGGCTGAGGATTCCGGCCAGCGACTCGGTCTCCGCGTTGCCGGAGCCACGGCCGATTCCGTTGAGGCAGCCGTCCACGATCGTGGCGCCCGCCTCGATGGCGGCGATGCTGTTCACGTTCGCCAGGCCGAGGTTGTCATGACCGTGGAATCCGATGGCGGGGAAATGGTCCCGGACGGCGGTCACGTAACGGCGTACGTCGTCGGGCAGCATCGATCCGTAGGAATCGACCACGTAGAGGCCCGCGATGTCCGGCGTCACTCCGTCGAGCAGCGGCAGCAGTTCCTCGACCGGCGTGGCGCTCGTCTTCATCAGGTTCAGGTACACCTGTCCGCAGATCTCGGTGGCGCGCCTGATGTAGTCGAGCTGCTCCTGGACGCGCTCGGCCTCCATGCCGATCCGGACGAACGACATGCCCTGTCCGACCAGGTCCTCCAGGGTCGACAGCCGGCTGAACTCGGGCTGTGCGAACATGCCCCAGCTGGACTTCGTCAGCTCCGAGCGGGCGATCTCGCACCACCGTGACAGGTCGATGTTGCATGCCGTGATACCGGCGCGTTCCGCCTCGAAGCCGATGCCGTGGCCTATCTCGATCTTCTGGATCGGGGTGTCGTCCAGGCGGCTGAGGAGTTCGGTCACGAACTTCTCGTCGAGCTGGAAGTCGACGGCGTAGGAACCGTCGCGCAGCGTGGCGTCGAGAATTTCGGCCTGCGGCGATCGGGGCAGCGAAGAGTGTGCGGCAGACATATCCGTCCTATGAAGCTCAGCGGGTCAGGGAGAGTTCATCCGACATGCGCGGGAACTGCATGGCGCTGCTCAACGGGAAACGGTCCAGGAATTCCTGAATGAACCGGAGTTGTCGGTAGCCGTTGCGGCGGTCAGAAACAAAGCATGCGGCCACTCGCACGGTCAACAGTCCCCGCGCCGCACGTCCGGTTCGCCCCTTCCGGCCGGCACCGGATCGGGGTCGCCGAGAGCCTGAATTCCCAGCTCAGGACCGTCCTCGCAGACACCGGAAACACACCTGACAGATTTCCGGAAAGCGGCCTCCGGGACGGCTCGGGACCTACTTTTGGGCATACCTGACGGATTTCCCGGAGGCCGCTTGGGCACGGGAAAGCCAGCTGTTTGAGTCGCTCGTCAGCAGATGTCTCTCACCGCACACGCCCCGGACCGAGGGGCCAGGAAGGATATCGATGCGTACGGCAATACTGAACGACCTGCGAAAAGCGCTCCCCGAGCGGGACGTACCGGCGGTCCAGGAGTGCGCCACCGAGCTCTACGACGCCCTGCCGGACAAGCAGGACCTCCGCAAGAACACGGTGATGGTCGCGTACGGCGGGGGCAAGGACAGCGCCTACGCCCTCGCCTTCGTACGCGCGGTCCACCTGGCGCTCGACGAGCGGCACGGCGAGACCTTCCGGATGCGCGTGGTGTCCATGCGCCACGGCGGTATGCCCTACCAGGTCATGCAGAACATCGACCGCAGCTACGCCGCGCTCGGGCTCTACGACGACCCGGACGTCGAGCTGTTCCTCATCGAGCGGGACAAGGTCGTGCCCTTCGACCGGGACCGCGCCATGCCGCACCAGCTCATCGCCTTCAACCGGGTCGACATGCTGATGGGCGGACACCGCTCGTACGGCGACGGCCGGGCCACCTTCTGCAACGCCTGCAACCTGAACGTCGCCGACTCCTTCGGCGTGGCCGCCCGGCACGACGGCGGCGTCGACCTGATCATCACCGGCGACTCCCCGCAGGAACAGCGGGACTACGCCCTGTGGATCCGCCGCCTGGCCCGCGGCGCCGGCCAGAAGCCCGCCGACGCCAGGAAGGGCTTCCAGGGCACCCTGGAGACCCTGGACGGCCTGGCGCAGGCGTACTTCCAGGACATCCACGGCACGCAGAACGTGGAGCGGGTCAAGGAACGCGGGGTGACCTCCGAGGTCCCCACCGCCCTGGAGTTCTTCTCGATCTACGACTACACCAGCTACGCCTCGGGCGCCCACTGGCGTCTCCTGACGGACTTCCTGAAGTTCGAGTTCGACGAGATCGCCTTCAACTTCACCGAGTCCGACTGCGCCAACCCCGCGCTCATGGCCCATCTGCGCGGCCTGCGTACCGAGTACGCGTACCGGCGCACGTACGCCGAAGGCATCGGCCAGTACGTCGAGTTCGCGATCGAGCTGATGCGCAAGAAGCACTTCCCCGACCACCTCGTCGAGGAGATGGAGCGCCGCTACCGCACCGGCGAGGGCGTCGAGGCGATGCGCGCGGCCGCGACCGAGTACGCCGAGGTCGGATTCGGCCTCAACACCGAGCAGTTGGTATGCATGGTGTACTCGCCCTTCGC includes these proteins:
- a CDS encoding IS701 family transposase; translation: MIPTVTQDNEVVIAELGSEVFASLRRADQRRTAMEYLRGMLSVSGRKNARNLATCAADPAAEQRFHHFVAGSCWDWQPVREALTGFLGRVAPPRAWVARPLVLTKTGDCSVGVERRYVPEAGQSVNAQFGWGLWQVSNGFEVPVNWYLHLPESWLSDPVRRKRARIPTGYLPPASAEDGAVRTVLETVARQPARLRPVISDARHAALPTLLRGLGAARVPALLRINGSVPVVLADRKLQGFNCRPLPAHQLLSTAGSRVRTALRPGGRGSVAALRVLLPGLTDSAVPAATRQDGRGALTLVGEWSGAGPWPDQVWLTDVTAPAHVLHEASELPEPHADALARAAGAGLRDYGGRSFQGWHRHMTMVSVALAARALTAGTGDTAPMTAVPGPSGSLAA
- a CDS encoding thioesterase II family protein; the encoded protein is MTAGPGGVAVFPGAGSFGGEFKELLATVAQPAWLVRYPGRFGRDFGTPAGSFDEVVTACAAQVRRRAVTAPLLVGHSYGAYLAYATAARLVEEGTAVAGLVVIGADAPQLVTVAEAAVRGLPETAAYLEGIDPGLLPADGSDGWREIVVETARADLLLLREFTASPYRELHCPVAVAHGASDPLVTPAGVAGWADATSGGCTRRVFPGGHSDLLRSPGLGAWLEEVTQRTAV
- the asnB gene encoding asparagine synthase (glutamine-hydrolyzing) encodes the protein MCGVCGTYAPDGRLDRGVAAAMHDRLVHRGPDETYSLNTDVLSAKLGRLGMNGLTDGWQPAEDRAGRYVAMTNGEVYNARELHEELGTAGGANRVDVAVIPELVARYGIQGLSRIDGQFATVVLDRTDNSLFLARDRFGVCPLHYTVAGSQLHFCSELKPLVQSVTEAWKVDLGAVDQYFSLGNIVAPRTLVRGVAAVPPGCAVRFGSGLEPRTERYWRYGDFSAADDTVSGEEIRDTLRQAVRDRLHADVEIGAYLSGGFDSTAIVAEVSGLLSSPLRTFSAVFDDPALDEGRFQREVAAAVGSKHEQVLCSRSDIATKFEQMIRHCCYPQRETYNVAAMMLADTVRATGIKGVVSGEGADELFFGYDSYAFDGVARAGRGARAENEQAWGRADFGWEVDWRKLAGRRTDYLTPEVRQELAGQEFWRTRLIPFSDEEVASLSRMQLRSVADVYVQLSGHLLGDHGDLMLMGSSVEGRYPFLGNGVVALAQRTGDARKMVDFEGKACLKTAYEGIVPESVLRRGKHGFTAYDLREVTDRRTWDRWRDLVGAAGLFPAGCLDTDPRSRGADKWDFRLSAISIAVVMDELGLGL
- a CDS encoding non-ribosomal peptide synthetase; this translates as MTAQQQTSVTEAIGNVVRDHPERPALESANGVISYREFGERIDKFTAQLDVLTAPDEFIGIEAVRTAGSIIAMAGALKAGRPFVFLDPRDSVASNRTKVSSLGVRMVATTPAGTDAPQLEVARDEWRAADVPNRLAAAGEITGGRDRIGYAIHTSGSTGEPKCVLVRVGPLAPMIRDHVRVLEVDTRTRTLQFARLTFDGCITEILWTLTGGGCLVVLDEARLGPGPVLQGTLEQYGITHLKTTPFALTATEPTDAMRLRHVINGGGACRQAVVQKWSSRTAFHNAYGTTETTVCNFLTGVLDPADCADSVPLGDVVGDCGYEVVPLPAEDGAGTTVPAGARGELVITGESVAIGYLTAEGLRRFADGDGNRVYRTGDIVELRDGQVHFVERLDRQLKVRGYRIDPGEVEIAACRVPSVVEAVVTAEAHESTEGGADALVCYYQGAASSREVRAHLEKTLDAYKVPSVIKQIDTVPYTRNGKVDRDALRASRAATSAATAAAAGPDEQVLALVRQLTGVDDVALDDNFFEVGGDSASAVILVNKLKELGWMDAGVRDILRADSLRTLTDELRDRSV
- a CDS encoding fumarylacetoacetate hydrolase family protein, with product MRLARFEQDGGHRIFAADSDGWVPLSGIEGFEDVRRVTDLLDGARRRELAERLAARPAGERTEVRLTEAATVADGGDIWGAGLNYRGHAGDLETQQPASGPGSYLRPGNCLIGNGGTIELPSQSKRVTAEAELGLVIGKECKNVRREDWRDVVAGVTAVLDMTAEDVIRENPRYIPWAKGFDTFCSVGPQLVTLDEFDDEQLAALRVSTVRNGEVVASAQVSAMKYDLGYLVEYFTAGRTFAPGTVICTGTPGAAVISPGDAITSVVEGVGVLAHTVK